One genomic window of Clostridioides sp. ES-S-0054-01 includes the following:
- the leuB gene encoding 3-isopropylmalate dehydrogenase, protein MMNYNIAVIKGDGVGAEIIDEGIKVLNKICCKFNHRFDCEYVLAGGCAIDETGEPLPNKTVEVCRKNEAVLLGAVGGPKWDKCKGDIRPEAGLLKLRESLGLFANLRPATMYESIKEASPLRADIVEKGIDFVVVRELTGGIYFGERGRKIIDGIENAYDVETYNENEIRRIGKRAFEIARNRNKKLISVDKANVLESSRLWRSIMEDLAKEFEDVELSHMYVDNAAMQVVRDPSQFDVIVTNNIFGDIISDEASMITGSIGMLPSASLREDSFGMYEPIHGSAPDIAGKDIVNPIATILSVSMMLRHSFKLEEEAKCIEDAVQSVLNKGYRTSDIYNGVGTVVGTKEMGELIVNEI, encoded by the coding sequence GTGATGAATTATAATATAGCAGTCATAAAAGGTGATGGTGTTGGAGCGGAAATTATAGATGAAGGTATAAAGGTTCTAAATAAAATTTGTTGTAAATTTAATCATAGATTCGATTGTGAATATGTATTAGCTGGAGGATGTGCAATTGATGAAACTGGAGAACCTCTACCTAATAAAACTGTTGAAGTTTGTCGAAAAAATGAAGCTGTATTGCTTGGAGCTGTTGGAGGTCCAAAGTGGGATAAATGTAAGGGGGATATAAGACCAGAGGCTGGTCTTTTAAAGTTAAGAGAGTCACTGGGGTTATTTGCAAATTTAAGACCAGCGACAATGTATGAAAGTATAAAAGAAGCTTCACCACTCAGAGCAGATATAGTTGAGAAAGGTATTGATTTTGTTGTTGTAAGAGAGTTAACAGGGGGCATTTATTTTGGAGAACGTGGAAGAAAAATCATTGATGGTATTGAAAATGCTTATGATGTAGAGACATATAACGAAAATGAAATAAGAAGAATTGGTAAGAGAGCTTTTGAAATAGCTAGAAATAGAAATAAAAAACTTATAAGTGTAGATAAGGCAAATGTTCTTGAGAGTTCAAGACTTTGGAGAAGTATAATGGAAGATTTAGCTAAAGAGTTTGAAGATGTAGAGTTGTCACATATGTATGTTGATAATGCTGCTATGCAAGTTGTAAGAGACCCTAGTCAATTTGACGTAATAGTAACTAATAATATATTTGGAGACATAATATCTGATGAAGCATCTATGATTACAGGGTCTATAGGTATGTTACCATCAGCATCACTTAGAGAAGATAGTTTTGGTATGTATGAACCAATACATGGAAGTGCACCTGATATAGCTGGAAAAGATATTGTAAATCCAATTGCAACTATTCTATCTGTAAGCATGATGTTAAGACATAGTTTTAAATTAGAAGAAGAAGCTAAGTGTATTGAAGATGCAGTACAAAGTGTACTTAATAAAGGTTATAGAACTAGTGACATATATAATGGTGTGGGAACTGTTGTAGGAACGAAAGAAATGGGAGAATTAATAGTAAATGAAATTTAG
- a CDS encoding PaaI family thioesterase, giving the protein MEFLAKYKVLKKQNSSKSCLVCGTQNELGLKADFYELENGELVSICNTKDWHQSYPGRVHGGMSAAILDETIGRAVSINNDQIWGVTVSLELKYKKPVPTDATIKVVGRITKENRKLFEGTGEIILPNGDIAVTATGKYMKMPIGQIAEGDFSDEEWFFEESKEKVEYIEF; this is encoded by the coding sequence ATGGAGTTTTTGGCAAAGTATAAAGTTTTAAAGAAGCAAAATAGTAGCAAATCTTGTTTAGTTTGTGGAACACAAAATGAACTAGGACTTAAAGCAGATTTTTATGAACTTGAGAATGGAGAACTTGTATCGATTTGCAATACAAAGGATTGGCATCAAAGTTATCCAGGAAGAGTACATGGAGGTATGTCTGCTGCAATATTGGATGAGACTATTGGAAGAGCTGTAAGTATAAATAATGACCAAATATGGGGAGTAACAGTATCCTTGGAATTGAAATATAAAAAACCAGTGCCAACAGATGCTACTATAAAAGTTGTTGGAAGAATAACTAAGGAAAATAGAAAATTGTTTGAAGGTACAGGCGAAATAATTTTGCCAAATGGAGATATAGCAGTAACAGCTACTGGAAAGTATATGAAGATGCCTATTGGTCAAATTGCAGAAGGTGATTTTTCTGATGAAGAATGGTTTTTTGAAGAATCAAAAGAAAAAGTAGAATATATTGAATTTTAA
- a CDS encoding alanine--glyoxylate aminotransferase family protein yields the protein MSKKLFIPGPIDVKEEVLQKMATPMIGHRGKDASMLQKSISEKMQKLFYTNNTILLSTSSGTGLMEGSIRSCTSKKAAVFSCGSFGDRWYKMAVANNVPADIFKVELGEATTPEMVDKVLSTGEYDLITVTHNETSTGIRNPIEEIGEVVKKYKDVVYCVDTVSSAGGIKVEVDKIGIDICITSVQKALGLPPGMSICTFSQKAIDRAKQVPFRGVYLDLLAMYEYLIKKNYQYPSTPSLSHMFALDFQLDNILDEGLDNRFNRHEDMANLVRNWAKKHFQIFTNENHLSNTLTVIENTQGISVSNLNSKLQERGFQIANGYGDLKEKTFRISHMGDYTVEDVQELLDNIDDILGFNQ from the coding sequence ATGAGTAAGAAATTATTTATTCCTGGTCCTATTGATGTTAAAGAAGAAGTCTTGCAAAAGATGGCTACACCAATGATAGGACATAGAGGAAAAGATGCATCTATGCTCCAAAAGAGTATAAGTGAAAAAATGCAAAAACTATTCTATACAAACAACACGATACTTTTATCCACGTCATCCGGAACTGGTTTAATGGAAGGCTCCATTCGTTCCTGTACATCCAAAAAGGCAGCAGTATTTTCCTGTGGGTCCTTTGGTGATAGATGGTACAAAATGGCAGTGGCTAATAATGTCCCAGCGGATATATTTAAAGTTGAATTAGGAGAGGCAACAACACCAGAAATGGTTGATAAGGTGCTTTCTACCGGAGAATACGATTTAATAACTGTAACTCACAATGAAACTTCAACTGGAATAAGAAACCCGATAGAAGAAATTGGAGAAGTTGTTAAAAAGTATAAAGATGTGGTCTACTGCGTAGACACTGTAAGTTCAGCCGGTGGAATAAAAGTCGAGGTTGATAAGATAGGAATAGATATTTGTATAACATCAGTACAAAAAGCACTGGGATTACCACCAGGAATGTCTATTTGCACATTTTCTCAAAAAGCAATCGATAGAGCTAAGCAAGTACCTTTTAGAGGAGTATATCTTGATTTGTTAGCAATGTATGAATACTTAATCAAGAAAAACTACCAATACCCTTCAACACCATCTCTTTCTCACATGTTCGCTTTAGATTTCCAATTAGATAATATATTAGATGAAGGTCTAGATAACAGGTTCAATAGACATGAAGACATGGCAAACTTAGTTAGAAACTGGGCTAAAAAACACTTCCAAATTTTTACCAATGAAAATCACTTATCCAATACACTTACTGTTATAGAAAATACTCAAGGTATTAGTGTATCAAATTTAAATTCAAAATTACAAGAACGAGGATTCCAAATAGCAAATGGCTATGGAGATTTAAAAGAAAAAACTTTTAGAATTTCACATATGGGTGACTATACTGTCGAAGATGTACAAGAATTATTAGATAATATTGATGATATATTAGGTTTTAATCAGTAA